One genomic region from Solwaraspora sp. WMMD792 encodes:
- a CDS encoding serine/threonine-protein kinase — translation MNDRLPSALPFPTVPGLSDLSVFARGGYATVYRAVQESVGREVAVKVENRALDNERDQRRFMREARAAGRMSSHPHVVDLFDVGVTGDLHPYLIMEMCDGSYADRMRTSPLDAFEARDVGVKIADALADAHHLGVLHRDVKPANILYSRFNEPALADFGLAVLVEHRDASVTLEVLTPAYAPPESFQHRPPSAAADVYALCATLYAIMRGKPPRWDDERNPSLVALLEMFDRPLPDLPGVNPALTDVLRQGMANDPAARPPAVVLRDMLAAVPLGQHWSPAAPHRPPFSIAPVSGGPPTGSNSWADPTTPVPSRPERNASWSVPVPPPPEPSQVPGQRPGPLPSAANPPGPPPSAAGPSAGRPGTSPDNAVRSWLRTLAGGLGLLVLLAMTSLGTWIVAKGSGPTTFPPITGADQRTTGAVASESPASDPTGGGPAGAALPNCHLTLRPELRCPDDLECFNGRVSNSPRTLTATACTGRHTWETFAVGELPTRLRAADHAAIRSDPAVVEACGAESFRLFTLRMDANDWQYAVLLPEPADLAAGDHQYRCLAGKGPGQLFGPTLAAR, via the coding sequence GTGAACGACAGACTGCCGAGCGCGCTGCCGTTCCCCACAGTGCCTGGACTGTCAGATTTGTCGGTCTTTGCCAGAGGCGGCTACGCCACCGTCTACCGCGCGGTCCAGGAGTCGGTCGGCCGGGAGGTCGCCGTCAAGGTGGAGAACCGGGCTCTGGACAACGAGCGGGACCAGCGCCGGTTCATGCGGGAGGCGCGTGCCGCCGGGCGGATGTCGTCCCATCCGCACGTGGTGGACCTCTTCGACGTCGGCGTCACCGGGGATCTCCATCCGTACCTGATCATGGAGATGTGCGACGGCTCGTACGCCGACCGGATGCGCACCTCCCCGCTGGACGCCTTCGAGGCACGTGACGTCGGGGTGAAGATCGCTGACGCGCTCGCCGACGCCCACCATCTCGGCGTCCTGCACCGCGACGTCAAACCGGCCAACATCCTCTACTCCCGGTTCAACGAGCCGGCCCTGGCCGACTTCGGTCTGGCCGTGCTGGTCGAGCACCGCGATGCCTCGGTCACCCTGGAGGTGCTGACCCCGGCGTACGCGCCACCCGAGTCGTTCCAGCACCGTCCGCCGTCGGCCGCCGCCGACGTCTACGCGCTCTGCGCCACCCTGTACGCCATCATGCGCGGCAAGCCGCCCCGCTGGGACGACGAGCGCAACCCGAGCCTGGTGGCTCTCCTGGAGATGTTCGACCGGCCGCTGCCGGACCTGCCCGGGGTCAACCCGGCGCTCACCGACGTACTGCGCCAGGGAATGGCGAACGATCCCGCCGCCCGACCTCCGGCGGTCGTGCTGCGGGACATGCTGGCGGCGGTGCCGCTCGGTCAGCACTGGAGCCCGGCCGCCCCGCACCGGCCGCCGTTCTCGATCGCCCCGGTCTCCGGCGGGCCACCGACCGGGTCGAACAGCTGGGCCGACCCGACGACCCCGGTGCCGTCCCGGCCGGAGCGCAACGCGTCCTGGAGCGTCCCGGTGCCGCCCCCGCCGGAGCCGAGCCAGGTGCCCGGGCAACGACCCGGCCCGCTGCCGTCGGCTGCCAACCCGCCCGGCCCGCCGCCGTCGGCTGCCGGCCCGTCGGCCGGCCGACCGGGCACCTCGCCCGACAACGCCGTCCGTTCCTGGCTGCGGACCCTTGCCGGCGGGCTCGGCCTGCTGGTGCTGCTCGCGATGACCAGCCTGGGCACCTGGATCGTGGCCAAGGGCTCCGGTCCCACCACGTTTCCCCCGATCACCGGAGCCGACCAGCGGACGACCGGTGCGGTGGCCAGTGAGAGCCCTGCCAGCGACCCCACCGGCGGCGGTCCGGCGGGCGCGGCGCTGCCGAACTGCCACCTGACGCTGCGACCGGAGCTGCGCTGTCCGGACGATCTCGAATGCTTCAACGGCCGGGTGTCGAACTCTCCGCGTACCCTGACCGCGACCGCCTGCACCGGCCGGCACACCTGGGAGACGTTCGCGGTCGGTGAGCTGCCGACCCGGTTGCGGGCTGCGGACCATGCCGCGATCCGGTCCGACCCGGCCGTCGTCGAGGCCTGCGGGGCGGAGAGCTTCCGGCTGTTCACCCTGCGGATGGACGCCAACGACTGGCAGTACGCGGTGCTGCTGCCGGAACCGGCGGACCTCGCCGCCGGTGACCACCAGTACCGGTGCCTGGCGGGCAAGGGGCCCGGTCAACTGTTCGGCCCGACCCTGGCCGCTCGGTAA
- a CDS encoding MBL fold metallo-hydrolase, producing the protein MTAHVTTPAAALASDLPGWATLVRAPNPGPMTLDGTNTWVLRRPGERYGVLVDPGPADAGHLDRLAAHGPYSMILVTHGHPDHVEAVPAAAERFQAPVRGPAADERGGAADRDGEAPDQRAVEPDRLGDGTVLDVAGLTITVLATPGHTADSACFLVAGPDGRQAVLTGDTILGRGTTVVAWPDGDLGDYLASLRRLAAYDQVTALPGHGPALTDCAAAARFYLAHRQARLDQVRQVVARGVTEPAAVVAEVYATVDRALWPAAEWSVRAQLAYLDASTDSVAGDRESTPGRTGLDRQ; encoded by the coding sequence ATGACCGCGCACGTCACCACCCCTGCCGCGGCCCTGGCCAGTGATCTGCCGGGCTGGGCGACCCTGGTGCGGGCACCCAATCCCGGGCCGATGACGCTGGACGGCACCAACACCTGGGTGTTGCGTCGGCCGGGCGAGCGGTACGGCGTTCTCGTCGACCCGGGTCCGGCCGACGCCGGCCACCTCGACCGGCTGGCGGCGCACGGCCCGTACTCGATGATCCTGGTGACCCACGGGCACCCGGACCACGTCGAGGCGGTGCCGGCGGCCGCTGAGCGGTTCCAGGCACCGGTCCGGGGCCCGGCCGCCGACGAGCGGGGCGGAGCCGCCGACCGCGACGGGGAAGCCCCCGACCAGCGGGCGGTGGAGCCGGACCGGCTCGGCGACGGGACCGTGCTGGACGTCGCCGGGCTGACCATCACCGTGCTGGCCACCCCCGGCCACACCGCCGACTCGGCCTGCTTCCTGGTCGCCGGGCCGGACGGGCGGCAGGCCGTGCTGACCGGTGACACCATCCTCGGCCGGGGCACCACCGTGGTCGCCTGGCCCGACGGCGACCTCGGCGACTACCTGGCCAGCCTGCGGCGACTCGCGGCGTACGACCAGGTCACGGCGCTGCCGGGGCACGGCCCGGCGCTGACCGACTGCGCCGCCGCCGCCCGGTTCTACCTGGCCCACCGGCAGGCCCGGCTGGACCAGGTCCGCCAGGTGGTGGCCCGGGGCGTGACCGAACCGGCGGCCGTCGTCGCCGAGGTGTACGCCACCGTCGACCGGGCGCTGTGGCCGGCCGCCGAGTGGTCGGTCCGGGCACAGCTCGCCTACCTGGACGCCTCGACCGACAGCGTGGCCGGTGACCGGGAATCGACACCGGGGCGGACCGGGTTGGACCGCCAGTGA
- a CDS encoding RidA family protein — MTAGPHARLTELGLSLPTVVPPVAAYVPAVRSGQHVYVSGQLPMADGALLAVGKVGAEVTPEQGRELAGRCALNALAAIDALVGLDAVTRIVKVTGFVASAAGFTGQPAVINGASELFGEVFGDAGRHARSAVGVAELPLGAPVEVEVVVEVS, encoded by the coding sequence GTGACCGCTGGCCCGCACGCCCGCCTCACCGAACTGGGGCTGAGCCTGCCGACCGTGGTCCCGCCGGTGGCCGCCTACGTTCCGGCGGTCCGCTCCGGTCAGCACGTCTACGTCTCCGGCCAACTGCCGATGGCCGACGGAGCGTTGCTCGCCGTCGGCAAGGTGGGTGCCGAGGTGACCCCCGAACAGGGCAGGGAACTTGCCGGCCGGTGTGCGCTGAACGCGCTCGCCGCGATCGACGCCCTGGTCGGTCTCGACGCCGTGACCCGGATCGTCAAGGTCACCGGCTTCGTCGCCTCGGCCGCCGGGTTCACCGGCCAGCCCGCCGTGATCAACGGTGCCTCCGAGCTGTTCGGCGAGGTCTTCGGCGACGCCGGCCGGCACGCCCGCAGCGCCGTCGGGGTGGCCGAGCTCCCGCTTGGCGCGCCGGTCGAGGTGGAGGTCGTCGTCGAGGTCTCCTGA
- a CDS encoding DUF4177 domain-containing protein: MQKWEYVTVPLLVHATKQILDNWGEDGWELVTVIPGPNPDQLVAYLKRPKS, translated from the coding sequence ATGCAGAAGTGGGAGTACGTCACCGTGCCGCTGCTGGTGCATGCCACCAAGCAGATCCTCGACAACTGGGGTGAGGACGGCTGGGAACTGGTCACCGTGATTCCCGGTCCCAACCCGGACCAGCTGGTGGCGTACCTGAAGCGGCCGAAGTCGTGA
- a CDS encoding ArsA-related P-loop ATPase: MGVTEQSPVAAVPGWPSRLHVVTGKGGTGKTSVAAALALALAGSGKRTLLAEVEGRQGIAQLFDIAPLPYQERRITASAAGGEVRALAVDPEEALLEYLDMFYKLGAAGRALRRLGAIDFATTIAPGLRDVLLTGKVKEATTRMVDRRRVYDAVVLDAPPTGRIGRFLNVTAEAARLAKVGPIKTQSEGVAVLLRSPITAVHVVTLLEEMPVQETLDAVADLTALGIPVGNVIVNSARPPLLADGPVAQTQLRRGLAAAGLPTDRETVTGLRAEAQEHLTRRALEDSLLTDLVELGRPIVRLPLLPDGVTREGLDTLAAALLTGTGPAAGSDLTAT; the protein is encoded by the coding sequence GTGGGGGTCACCGAGCAGTCACCTGTCGCCGCCGTACCCGGCTGGCCGTCCCGGTTGCATGTGGTGACCGGCAAGGGCGGGACCGGCAAGACCAGTGTCGCCGCCGCGTTGGCGCTCGCCCTGGCCGGCTCGGGCAAGCGCACCCTGCTCGCCGAGGTGGAGGGCCGCCAGGGCATCGCACAGCTGTTCGACATCGCGCCGCTGCCGTACCAGGAGCGCCGGATCACCGCCTCGGCCGCCGGAGGCGAGGTCCGCGCCCTGGCGGTGGACCCGGAGGAGGCGCTGCTGGAGTACCTCGACATGTTCTACAAGCTGGGCGCGGCCGGGCGGGCGCTGCGGCGCCTGGGTGCCATCGACTTCGCCACCACCATCGCTCCCGGGCTGCGCGACGTCCTGCTCACCGGCAAGGTGAAGGAGGCCACCACCAGGATGGTGGACCGGCGGCGGGTCTACGACGCGGTGGTGCTCGACGCACCGCCCACCGGGCGGATCGGCCGGTTCCTGAACGTGACCGCCGAGGCTGCCCGGCTGGCCAAGGTCGGCCCGATCAAGACCCAGAGCGAGGGCGTCGCGGTACTGCTGCGCTCGCCGATCACGGCGGTGCACGTGGTGACCCTGTTGGAGGAGATGCCGGTGCAGGAGACCCTCGACGCGGTCGCCGACCTGACTGCGCTGGGCATCCCGGTGGGCAATGTGATCGTCAACTCGGCCCGGCCGCCGTTGCTCGCCGACGGGCCGGTCGCTCAGACGCAGCTGCGGCGCGGGCTGGCCGCAGCCGGGCTGCCGACCGACCGGGAGACGGTGACCGGCCTGCGGGCCGAGGCACAGGAGCACCTCACCCGCCGCGCGCTGGAGGACTCGCTGCTGACCGACCTGGTCGAGTTGGGCCGGCCGATCGTCCGGCTGCCGCTGCTGCCGGACGGGGTCACCCGCGAGGGCCTGGACACGCTGGCCGCAGCGTTGCTGACCGGCACCGGGCCAGCTGCTGGAAGCGACCTCACAGCGACTTGA
- a CDS encoding ArsA-related P-loop ATPase, producing MPPDHAAPPLDVDRILADPGVRIVVCCGAGGVGKTTTAAALALRAAERHGRRTVVLTIDPARRLAQSLGLTELDNTPRQVKGIEVEASGGELHAMMLDMKRTFDEVVLAHTDTDKAAEIFANPFYQAMSSTFAGTQEYMAMEKLGQLHAGGEWDLIVVDTPPSRSALDFLDAPARLARFLDGRMLRLLLAPARAGGRSMFSLVTASFGVFSRAVQKILGAQLLSDLSGFVAALDSMFGGFRQRAEQTYRVLQADETAFLLVAAPEPDAVREAAYFAGRLGAERMPLAGLVLNRVHEPAVPGLSAERSLTAARELDRDGGHPATAEVLRVHAAVAQQSARERRVAAMFTDAFPQVPVATVRAQPADVHDIDGLRTIGHAVAG from the coding sequence GTGCCTCCTGATCACGCAGCGCCACCGCTGGACGTCGACCGGATCCTGGCGGATCCGGGCGTACGGATCGTGGTCTGCTGCGGTGCCGGTGGGGTGGGCAAGACGACGACCGCGGCGGCCCTGGCGCTGCGCGCCGCCGAGCGGCACGGCCGGCGCACCGTGGTGCTCACCATCGACCCGGCCCGCCGGCTGGCGCAGTCGCTGGGCCTGACCGAGCTGGACAACACTCCCCGGCAGGTCAAGGGCATCGAGGTGGAGGCCAGCGGCGGCGAGTTGCACGCCATGATGCTGGACATGAAGCGCACCTTCGACGAGGTGGTGCTCGCGCACACCGACACGGACAAGGCCGCCGAGATCTTCGCGAACCCGTTCTACCAGGCCATGAGCTCGACCTTCGCCGGTACGCAGGAGTACATGGCGATGGAGAAGCTGGGCCAGCTGCACGCCGGTGGCGAGTGGGATCTGATCGTGGTCGACACGCCGCCGTCGCGGTCCGCGCTGGATTTCCTGGACGCACCGGCCCGGTTGGCCCGTTTCCTGGACGGCCGGATGCTCCGACTGCTGCTGGCACCGGCCCGGGCCGGCGGTCGAAGTATGTTCAGCCTGGTGACCGCGTCGTTCGGGGTGTTCTCCCGGGCGGTGCAGAAGATCCTCGGGGCCCAGTTGCTCAGTGACCTGTCCGGATTCGTGGCGGCACTGGACTCGATGTTCGGCGGTTTCCGGCAGCGGGCCGAGCAGACGTACCGGGTCCTGCAGGCCGACGAGACGGCGTTTCTGCTGGTCGCGGCGCCGGAGCCGGATGCGGTACGGGAGGCGGCGTACTTCGCCGGTCGGCTCGGCGCGGAGCGGATGCCGCTGGCCGGGCTGGTGCTCAACCGGGTGCACGAACCGGCCGTACCCGGGTTGTCCGCCGAGCGGAGCCTGACCGCCGCGCGGGAGCTGGACCGCGACGGCGGGCATCCGGCGACGGCCGAGGTGCTGCGGGTGCACGCCGCGGTGGCCCAGCAGTCGGCGCGGGAGCGCCGGGTGGCGGCGATGTTCACCGACGCGTTCCCGCAGGTGCCGGTGGCGACCGTCCGCGCGCAGCCCGCCGACGTGCACGACATCGACGGGCTACGGACGATCGGTCACGCGGTCGCCGGCTGA
- a CDS encoding WhiB family transcriptional regulator, with protein sequence MGMIADWPSLAACQSGDPDALFVQGAEQNVAKRICRGCPVRYECLADALDNRIEFGVWGGMTERERRALLRRHPQVASWRKMFEAAMRDREKVLVATK encoded by the coding sequence ATGGGCATGATCGCTGATTGGCCCAGCCTGGCGGCGTGCCAGAGCGGAGACCCGGACGCGTTGTTCGTGCAGGGCGCTGAGCAGAACGTGGCCAAGCGCATCTGCCGGGGTTGCCCGGTCCGGTACGAGTGCCTGGCCGACGCACTCGACAACCGGATCGAATTCGGGGTCTGGGGCGGCATGACCGAGCGGGAACGGCGGGCTCTGCTGCGCCGGCACCCGCAGGTGGCGAGCTGGCGCAAAATGTTCGAAGCAGCCATGCGGGACCGCGAAAAGGTGCTCGTCGCCACCAAGTGA
- a CDS encoding transglycosylase domain-containing protein has translation MRKRDHNPLTNAASLLICGLLAGVVVAAAAFPAVAMSGLAAKAGAETFDKLPSELTVKRAPQISYLYAADGKTTLAAMYDENRRDVPLKDVAPIMRAAIIAAEDHNFYEHNGVDVKGVARAFVANQGAGETTQGASTLTMQYVRLAIAYSATHPEDVIAATEDTNARKLREMKYAMQLTKEMTKDEVLERYLNIAPFGNGAYGVFAASQVYFSKQPADLTIDEAAMLAGLVKAPTAFDPTTPGGYPQAVDRRNYVIDNMVKTGAITQEEADEAKAVELVVNGKRAPNGCVAANKNHWGFFCDFFYRWWMEQETFGATSYDRERRLKSGGYHIVTSLDLQTQDAAKKAVENALKTGSKHALMVAAVEPGTGYVRGMAVNRNYKLDDPDNPKNKLSSDPKKADKGIRGTYPNTTNPLLTGGGDITGYQFGSTFKIFPLVAALEKGYPLEYPINAKSPYESKYIVERGSPAACAGTNKYCPRNASPSMNGLHNMWSAFGASVNTYFVPLQERVGAASAVDVAQRLGITFRASNDARFAADPEGANQWGAFTLGVSSTTPLEMANAYATLAADGKYCKPIPVKEIRDQDGNSLDIAQPQCKQVVSTDVARAAIDAARCPVGDNSSTSRCRGRTAGGVRSIVGHPVAGKTGTTDAEKTATMVVTTKQLAVAGVLADPDWADTNATMSHNIVNPAVYETLRDAMKGKEKQQFKAPSGKLVRGEQRSIPGVQCQSIDNARSRLSGAGFEVEVDRSGAVDSTCPAGTAAGTSPSGRTIKGGVVIIRVSNGQGAQPSPGDGDGPGGPGNGPGNGPGRPGNPGNPDD, from the coding sequence ATGCGGAAGCGAGACCACAACCCACTGACCAACGCCGCATCGCTGCTGATCTGCGGGCTGCTGGCCGGCGTGGTGGTCGCCGCTGCCGCGTTCCCCGCGGTGGCGATGTCGGGCCTGGCAGCCAAGGCAGGCGCGGAGACCTTCGACAAGCTGCCCAGCGAGCTGACCGTCAAACGGGCGCCGCAGATCAGCTACCTGTACGCCGCCGACGGCAAGACCACGCTCGCCGCGATGTACGACGAGAACCGCCGCGACGTCCCACTCAAGGACGTCGCGCCGATCATGCGGGCGGCGATCATCGCGGCCGAGGACCACAACTTCTACGAACACAACGGTGTCGACGTCAAGGGCGTCGCCCGCGCCTTCGTCGCCAACCAGGGTGCCGGCGAGACCACCCAGGGCGCCTCGACGCTGACCATGCAGTACGTCCGGCTGGCCATCGCCTACTCGGCGACCCACCCCGAAGACGTGATCGCCGCCACCGAGGACACCAACGCCCGGAAGCTGCGCGAGATGAAGTACGCGATGCAGCTCACCAAGGAGATGACCAAGGACGAGGTGCTGGAGCGCTACCTCAACATCGCCCCGTTCGGCAACGGAGCGTACGGCGTCTTCGCGGCCAGCCAGGTCTACTTCAGCAAGCAGCCGGCGGACCTCACCATCGACGAGGCCGCCATGCTCGCCGGCCTGGTCAAGGCCCCGACGGCGTTCGACCCGACCACGCCGGGCGGCTACCCGCAGGCCGTCGACCGACGCAACTACGTCATCGACAACATGGTGAAGACCGGGGCGATCACCCAGGAGGAAGCCGACGAGGCCAAGGCCGTCGAGCTGGTCGTCAACGGCAAGCGCGCGCCGAACGGCTGCGTCGCCGCCAACAAGAACCACTGGGGCTTCTTCTGCGACTTCTTCTACCGCTGGTGGATGGAGCAGGAGACGTTCGGCGCCACCAGCTACGACCGGGAGCGGCGACTCAAGAGCGGCGGCTACCACATCGTCACCAGCCTCGACCTGCAGACGCAGGACGCGGCGAAGAAGGCCGTCGAAAACGCGCTGAAGACCGGCAGCAAGCACGCGCTGATGGTGGCGGCGGTCGAGCCGGGCACCGGGTACGTGCGCGGCATGGCGGTCAACCGCAACTACAAGCTCGACGACCCGGACAACCCGAAGAACAAGCTCTCCAGCGACCCGAAGAAGGCCGACAAGGGCATCCGGGGCACCTACCCGAACACCACGAACCCGCTGCTGACCGGTGGCGGTGACATCACCGGTTACCAGTTCGGCTCGACGTTCAAGATCTTCCCGCTGGTGGCGGCCCTCGAGAAGGGCTACCCGCTGGAGTACCCGATCAACGCGAAGAGCCCGTACGAGTCGAAGTACATCGTCGAACGGGGCAGCCCGGCCGCCTGCGCGGGCACCAACAAGTACTGCCCGCGCAATGCCAGCCCCAGCATGAACGGCCTACACAACATGTGGAGCGCCTTTGGCGCCTCGGTCAACACCTACTTCGTACCGCTGCAGGAGCGGGTCGGCGCGGCCTCCGCCGTCGACGTGGCGCAGCGCCTCGGCATCACCTTCCGGGCCTCCAACGACGCCCGGTTCGCCGCCGACCCGGAGGGCGCCAACCAGTGGGGCGCCTTCACCCTCGGCGTGTCCAGCACCACGCCGCTGGAGATGGCGAACGCGTACGCCACCCTCGCCGCCGACGGCAAGTACTGCAAGCCGATCCCGGTGAAGGAGATCCGCGACCAGGACGGCAACAGCCTGGACATCGCCCAGCCGCAGTGCAAGCAGGTGGTCTCCACCGATGTGGCCCGCGCCGCGATCGACGCGGCGCGCTGCCCGGTCGGCGACAACTCGTCGACGTCGCGCTGCCGGGGCCGCACCGCCGGCGGCGTACGCAGCATCGTCGGGCACCCGGTGGCCGGCAAGACCGGCACCACCGACGCCGAGAAGACCGCCACCATGGTGGTGACCACCAAGCAGCTCGCCGTCGCCGGGGTACTGGCCGACCCGGACTGGGCCGACACCAACGCCACCATGTCGCACAACATCGTCAACCCGGCGGTCTACGAGACGCTGCGGGACGCGATGAAGGGCAAGGAGAAGCAGCAGTTCAAGGCACCGAGCGGCAAACTGGTCCGCGGCGAGCAGCGCTCCATCCCGGGCGTGCAGTGCCAGTCGATCGACAACGCCCGGTCCCGACTGTCCGGTGCCGGATTCGAGGTCGAGGTGGACCGTTCCGGTGCGGTCGACTCCACCTGCCCGGCCGGCACCGCCGCCGGCACCAGCCCGAGCGGCCGCACCATCAAGGGCGGCGTGGTGATCATCCGGGTCAGCAACGGCCAGGGTGCCCAGCCGAGCCCGGGCGACGGTGACGGTCCCGGTGGGCCGGGCAACGGTCCCGGCAACGGGCCGGGGCGTCCCGGCAACCCGGGCAACCCGGACGACTGA
- a CDS encoding GatB/YqeY domain-containing protein: protein MSTVKDRLTADMRAALKARDELTTSTLRMALAAIGNAEVAGKAKRELSDEEALAVLTKEAKKRREAAAAFADAGRVDQAAKERAEGEVLDRYLPRQLDDAALTEIVSRALAEGGFTGKAQMGPAMKAAQAAVAGQAEGGRVAAEVRRQLGL from the coding sequence ATGAGCACCGTGAAGGACCGCCTGACCGCTGACATGCGGGCCGCGTTGAAGGCCCGGGACGAGCTGACCACCTCCACCCTGCGGATGGCGCTGGCCGCGATCGGCAACGCCGAGGTCGCCGGCAAGGCCAAGCGGGAGCTCTCCGACGAGGAGGCGTTGGCCGTGTTGACCAAGGAGGCGAAGAAGCGCCGGGAGGCGGCTGCGGCGTTCGCCGATGCTGGCCGGGTCGACCAGGCCGCCAAGGAGCGGGCCGAGGGCGAGGTGCTGGACCGCTACCTGCCGCGTCAGCTGGACGACGCCGCGCTGACCGAGATCGTCAGCCGGGCGCTGGCCGAGGGTGGGTTCACCGGCAAGGCGCAGATGGGCCCGGCGATGAAGGCGGCCCAGGCCGCGGTGGCCGGCCAGGCCGAGGGTGGCCGGGTGGCAGCCGAGGTACGCCGTCAGCTCGGACTGTGA
- a CDS encoding metallophosphoesterase, whose product MRKRTVFRLAAGTAALGAATLAYASLIERNMFTLRRFDVPVLAPDAEPLRILHLSDMHMMPDQRRKQAWVAALAGLDPDLVVVTGDNLAHPDAVPGALRALQPLLDLPGAFVFGSNDYTGPVWKNPLGYLLPERDYRAGPDLPFEELREVLVGAGWHDLNNRRASFKAGGRLIDAAGVDDPHIERDDYAAVAGRPSPEADLSLGLTHSPEPRVLDEMAADGLDLLLAGHTHGGQVCMPFVGALVTNCDLPRSMAKGLHRWPGTDSWLHVSAGLGTHPTAPVRFACPPEATLLTLIAR is encoded by the coding sequence ATGCGAAAGCGCACCGTATTCCGGCTCGCCGCCGGCACCGCAGCACTCGGCGCCGCCACCCTGGCGTACGCCTCGCTCATCGAGCGCAACATGTTCACCCTGCGCCGGTTCGACGTGCCGGTGCTCGCGCCGGACGCGGAACCGCTGCGCATCCTGCACCTGTCGGACATGCACATGATGCCCGACCAGCGACGCAAACAGGCCTGGGTGGCGGCGCTGGCCGGGTTGGACCCGGACCTGGTCGTGGTCACCGGCGACAACCTGGCCCACCCCGACGCCGTACCGGGCGCGCTGCGGGCCCTGCAGCCGTTGCTGGACCTGCCCGGCGCGTTCGTCTTCGGGTCCAACGACTACACCGGCCCGGTGTGGAAAAACCCGCTGGGCTACCTGCTGCCCGAGCGGGACTACCGGGCCGGCCCGGACCTGCCGTTCGAGGAGCTGCGCGAGGTGCTGGTCGGCGCTGGCTGGCACGACCTGAACAACCGCCGGGCGTCGTTCAAGGCCGGCGGCCGGCTGATCGACGCGGCCGGCGTCGATGACCCGCACATCGAACGCGACGACTACGCCGCCGTCGCCGGCCGGCCGTCGCCGGAGGCCGACCTGAGTCTCGGCCTGACCCACTCCCCCGAGCCCCGGGTGCTGGACGAGATGGCCGCCGACGGGCTCGACCTGTTGCTCGCCGGGCACACCCACGGCGGGCAGGTCTGCATGCCGTTCGTCGGCGCCCTGGTCACCAACTGCGACCTGCCCCGGTCGATGGCCAAGGGCCTGCACCGGTGGCCGGGCACCGACTCGTGGCTGCACGTCTCGGCCGGGCTGGGCACCCACCCGACCGCGCCGGTCCGGTTCGCCTGCCCACCAGAGGCCACCCTGCTGACGTTGATCGCCCGCTGA
- a CDS encoding tyrosine-type recombinase/integrase → MRSLVATAAACSWPWRSSTNPRDPLGRRYPLISVPAAAVCAVMAGAYTFAAVCDWVRLQARPVRARLGFTARMPCGIPSGQTGRPSKSLTLDQAKAILKAAEHSRLYAYVVVSLLTGARTEELRALRWDRVDLVGRPDADPPVPPTINVWRSVRAGGDTKTRKSRRTLALPARCVAALNRHQADQERARQRAGSRWTDTGVVFSSSTGQELDAANVRRAFRRIARLAGLNDKEWTPREMRHSFVSLLSDSGMSLEQIADLVGHSGTSVTEKVYRHQLRPVLLTGARAMDEIFGPDDEPAGKA, encoded by the coding sequence TTGCGGTCACTGGTCGCGACCGCCGCAGCTTGTTCATGGCCTTGGAGGTCATCAACGAACCCACGTGATCCACTAGGCCGGCGGTACCCGCTGATCAGCGTGCCGGCGGCGGCGGTGTGCGCGGTGATGGCCGGGGCGTACACGTTCGCCGCAGTCTGCGACTGGGTGCGCCTTCAGGCCCGTCCGGTGCGGGCCCGGCTCGGGTTCACCGCAAGGATGCCCTGCGGTATCCCGTCCGGGCAGACCGGTCGCCCGTCGAAGTCGCTGACTCTCGACCAGGCCAAGGCGATTCTGAAAGCCGCCGAGCACAGCCGCCTCTACGCGTACGTCGTGGTGTCACTGCTCACCGGTGCCCGTACCGAGGAACTGCGCGCGCTGCGGTGGGATCGCGTCGACCTGGTCGGCAGGCCGGACGCCGATCCGCCGGTTCCTCCGACGATCAACGTGTGGCGGTCGGTGCGGGCCGGTGGCGACACCAAGACCAGGAAGTCACGTCGCACCCTCGCCCTGCCCGCCCGGTGTGTCGCGGCGCTCAACCGGCACCAGGCCGACCAGGAACGGGCGCGGCAGCGTGCCGGGAGCCGATGGACTGACACCGGCGTGGTGTTCTCGTCGTCGACCGGGCAGGAACTGGACGCCGCGAACGTCCGCCGAGCCTTCCGCCGGATCGCCCGGCTGGCCGGGCTGAACGACAAGGAGTGGACGCCCCGCGAAATGCGACACAGCTTCGTGTCGCTGCTGTCGGACAGCGGCATGAGCCTTGAGCAGATCGCCGACCTGGTCGGCCACTCGGGCACGTCGGTGACGGAGAAGGTCTACCGGCACCAGCTACGGCCGGTCCTGCTGACCGGAGCGCGCGCCATGGATGAGATCTTCGGACCCGACGACGAACCAGCCGGAAAAGCTTAG